The nucleotide sequence ctggcagaagacggccaggacgtcctcggaccacgtggaggcgatcagttgagaaggaggctgactcaattggtctcggctgggaagagctggaagaagccgcgcaagatcgagccaaaactcttctacgagccctatgtccctagtgagggataaagggttcacatcatcatcactatAGGAATGCcctcaattaggtcccataagcaccaaatcaggatacgatgattggatcctaaggaaatcgaggaaactcttcaaatatgtagggacacctataatAATTTGGATTATATTTACCAGTAACTCGTGCAaatgcttttgaaaatcatcatgtGGTAAGTGGAACTGATGCtaaagaccacatttgaccaacagagctactactcaataacaagttacatatgcatttatatttattcaaatgttttgctctatttgtcgatccttgttctttggattgctcctctaccactcaaaggttgactggcagagatccctgcagggataagtccgcctttgtacttaacgcaacttttatttatgtaacctttttgtttttcctttttgtacaataaagagtataaacaaacaaacaaacaaacaagtactTCACCGGTTGagtttcaattactttaacacagttgctaagcaatttatgctcgtcgtaatgcatatggtgaaatggaacgggtggtaaagcaccaggactcctcaataatgaacgtatCTGTATCGGAAAAAGccatctttcgtaaaaggtgacgagcagttgacattaaactattgtatcttgttgttagattatttacactaaaaagcgtaaaaaaaaaatattacaaaaaattgaacagactacaaaaaaccataaaaatatactgagcggcaaaaaatctggccctcaaatatatgcagaatcggtaattttgtatgaagggtgggccaaattttttgccccTGAGtatattttctaccagtctaaagtaggtgcctcagcatgagccagcatgAGTGGTTAAATCCCAATATAAGTATATagtatatgtatgtaggtgaggtagacgactcctgctggctcgtgctgaggcaccgactaaagactggtagaaaaatatttttatgtttttttgtagtcggttcaattttatgttctttttttttcagtacaaGGATCCCTAATTTATTTACTGGAAAGTGTATCTACATATCTACTTCATGAACATGTGGCGTAAGCGTGAAGGATCGTCTGACcttctattattatattattagagTCCGTAAAATTCTTATTTTCACGCCACCGTGGTGCTACTGTTCTAGAAATGATCCATAATTCATATATTCAATTATTCTTATGATGAAATGTTGAACTTGAGTGCTTATTTTAAGCGAGATTTAACAAGCGACGTATTCAAATGTCACGTACTTATTACAAAGAAAACAGTGCCCTATGTGTACCGTGTTTTATGATTTCCTATATTTTATTCCTCTTGCTATCATGAAGTTATGTAAATTGTGGAAAAAATAATCTAAGGCATAGCATTAGGCCTCATTagttaaatgaatttatttaccCGGTAACGTCAAGTAAACAGTTAGTAGTGTTATATATAAACGAGAAATAAGTTAATGCCCAAACCTGACAAATACAGGTGAGTAATTCAAATTAACTGATTCGTCcaatccatacaaatgtatgattaattttcgtgtcacaatggaaaaagttaatggaaattaaaactacatgctaacgcagctttaacgctatgcaactttttggtcttcacccttaaGTATATCGAATAGTTCTGAAATAATCAGTGTTGATTTCATTTAAACTTtggttattgttttaattaacttCATATTTGGCATTCCTTAGGCAATTATCAAagtaaagaaattatttaaagatttttggaaattccttcTGGACAAGgtataaatgggatttatatatACAATCCAAAGTGACCCTATTTCTGTAACCATGATTACTAGAATCTTAAATTTGAGATGCAAGTATATAATTATCCAgttaattttaagattttataaattCTCGCGGGATAAGGAAACAACGGGATATAAATATTCACTAACATGtctatgataatgataatggatgtttggatgttgtCATAAGCGGATTTTTGCTTTACAATGAATGAGATGAAGAACCTTTAGCACAAATTTGAATTCTGCGCGgacaaagttgcgggcaaaagctattttttttcatagtctatacagtgtcccactgctggggaaAGGCCTCtgctttctccttccactcgtctcttgCTTcagcaaaatgttgccagtccggctggaatcgctctaaatcgtcccgccacgCTAGATCACAATTTAATGATTAACGTGTATTGTGGTGCTATAAAATTACCGCATTACATATGTACTTTAAGCTCTATACAAATGATGAATGTGCTAGGTTTAAAATACCCACCCATCTGTTCATCATTTTTATGACtttaataccaaaaaatacGTCTTAATGTACCTGTATTACGACGTCCcgtaaacaattaataaaataggGCATTACATTATTCATACCAATGAGCTAAAGTAATTTACCTTCTTACTCTGCCCTACTTATTTACTTCATGGattcataaaaatacctaacttccTCCTTCTCAACCTGACTGAAACATTTCGTACCTATTATGTTTCATATCATAACTTAATTTTGCAACACAACGttatgctattttttattttattttcggaCAAAGCCCCTTTCAAAGTCTATCACATTTGCACGactgatttttaattaattatgttgcAGCATGTATGTACAATATGTACAGCTGCCCGGAACTGCGCTGGCGCCGGTCGCGCGCTTTAAACGTCTGTTCCTGCTCGCCAAGCTGGTTGGCGCCTGTATTCTTCTGTTCTTCATCATAGGACTCAATAACACGTGGTTTTTCATTACAACAAACATTGACGATATTTATTCGAAACACCTAAATCACTCTAATGATCTAAGTACTATCCGTACAAAAGGGTGCCGAATACCTTTTATGAGACCAATAGAGCCTTCATTTCAACATCTCATAGAATATCCAAAAAGCTTGAAACCGTGCCAAGCTAAGCCTTTAGTTGGGTCGAACAAAACCCACGTTTGGATTGAAAAGGAAAACATGCATTCTTATAATATAAGTGATCACAAGAATTTTACATGTTGCTATAAATCATTCATTCGTCCAGTACAAGTGGATGATATAACGTCACGATCAATTGACAACCGAGTGAAATACAGTGATTGTAAAAACTTTTCAGATGTTATAAAAGTTACTGATGagtttgttaaaataatttgtggcaatgatgaaataattttcgacacctttttattatttgccctagaaaaaaaacttcataatggcaatcaaaataaaaaaataccttacaACATTTTGATCATGGGAATAGATGCAGTATCTAGATTAAACTTGCATAGAACCATGCCAAAAACTGTAGACTATCTGAAAAGTTTAGGTGCTATAGAATTGCTCGGTTACAATAAAGTGGGAGATAACACGTTCCCAAATTTAATCCCAATGTTAATGGGTAAAACAGATGCTGAGTTACGGGAGACATGCACTCCTAACCATCAGTCAACGTTCGACAACTGTCCCTTTGTGTGGGAGTGGTTCCGACAGGCTGGTTTCGCGACTGCGCTAGCCGAAGACACGGCAAGTCTGGGAACCTTTAACTACAACCTATACGGCTTCAAAGGTACTCCAACAGACTACTACATTCACACGTTCATGCATGAGGCAGAACACCAAGTAGGAACCAACAAAATGCTAAATTGTAAATTATGCATGAacgagaaatatttttttgatatattaCTAGACTATGTGGATGACCTAACTAcaacgttaaaattaaaaatgtttggaTTCTTCTGGGAAACCACAATGAGTcacgattttttaaattatccaaTGGTGATGGACCAAAGCTACGTTAACATTTTGAGTAAGTGGCACCTTTCTGGTTACCTGAATGAAACGATTCTGTTCTTAGTCAGTGATCACGGCTTAAGATGGGGTGAATTTCGGTCAACAAAACAAGGATATTTAGAGGAAAGACTGCCCTTTGTGTTCGCTTTAATGCCTCCCTCGTTTCGTGAAAATTATAGTGAGGCGTACCACAATCTAAAACTGAACAGCCATCGCCTAACCACACCATTTGACATGCATGCCACTCTAATGGACCTAGTGAGTCTTGataaaatcaaaaatgaaataattatctCGCGAAGCAAAGAGCATTATGCGGAATACCGTAGCATCAGTTTGTTTATACCGATATCAGAGAACAGAACATGTAAATCGGCACAAATAGATGACCATTGGTGTACTTGTCATAGAATCATAAAATCATCGACAGAGAGTTCGGAAGCGCGAGAGGCCGCGCAACACGTAGTATCGCATATGAACTATCTTGTTAGGGATTATCCGCAGTGTGCTAATCTCACGGTCGCTCAACTACTGAATGTAACTAAAATGGTATCTCGTAACGCGGGTGACAAAATGGAGTGGCCGGAATTGACCATTGTATTGCGCGCTGAACCGAGTGGCGGCTTGTTTGAAGCCACGCTTGGTAATGGCAGTGGCAAGTGGGTGCTTGCGGGCTCCGTCAGCCGACTCAACCTATATGGCGACCAAAGCCGATGTGTGTCGGATAACCGACTAAAACTTTACTGTTATTGTATATCACCTAGGCCAACCTAAGCTCAACAAGTACAAAGAAATGAGGATTCGGATAGATTCCTGTTATGCATTCAAATCTGATCCTTATTATACCTGAAATCTAGTAAGGACtgtcttatttttattatgcgTCGTTTTAAGCAGTAATAGCAGGAGAAAAAATATCAGTTAACATATTGTTATGAAGTTAAGCGTTATTAAGAAACCGTTTAAGAATCTACAACTTCCGTGAACAGGTCaatattactgaaattttctGTAACATTTTGCGTTCTCACTGGATCAGCAGTTTTAAGAAATATACAGAAATTTTTAGAAAGCAAGATTTAGCATAATACATAATTAAGTCAGCTTACCGTAACAACAAGTAATCCGCTGTTGATAAGAACAACGAACGCTATTACTCTCTTAAAAGTAATATGCTGCGTAACATCATACGCGAAGGCGCGTACTTTTCTACCGTCCGGCCGAGGGGGTAAGTGAAGAGGCTGTGCAATCTTCAATCTCTTTTTGAGATCACACCTGCGAcaagaaaaagttattttattatttaagcaaCTTAACCAAAACTGGGATAATTGTAATTAAAGTGCGTCTTAAATACGACACTGCTTCGACAAGATCACTTTTAGGCTATACCTAaaggccgcctattgtctaTTCTGCATTTGCTGAGTAGGGACCCGTTTAGCgttatgtatttgttttatgtttgcttttatggcgttaaataaatgtattttctttctctttctttcatttTGTCTTTGTAACAATGTTAATTTTTGGTGCTGATTTGTGGTTCCCAATAAAGAAtacttatttgtattgtatttatcgTCAATGTCCGTCCACGGTCAGCATGactaagaaaaaagaaagaagtagGACGTATTTAAGTTCAGGTAAAATATTTTCGCTTTCAGAATGATTTTAAGTTTTGAGTAAGTATATCGCTTTGTTATAATTCTAGGTGACGCCATCAGCATATTGGAAtgatttagtttgttttaatttttatcatcaCGCAATTAATACGCAAAACAATATTCGTAATTCATTGGGTATCGGTTGTGTACGGTTCTCTTTAACTTACCATCTTCTTTGATCGACAGTAAGGAGAGCGGTGCCTTTGTTTTCAGAATAGTTTGCGATCACCACGCCGACAAAAAGAGTTAGCCCTATCATGCATCCGAGGAAAATATATACATGAATGTAAATAGCATGCacctgaaaaaatataaaagggtTAATGCTACATTTCAGATTACAGATTATACCTACAATCGAATTTGAATAAAGATCAGAGGCCGAATTGTCTATCGTTTCTGACGCTCAATCTCTCAAGCTCtgaatcaaatgacagatttcccatacaaaaactgtcatttgattgcgatcgcgagcatcagaaacgttaggcaatacggcctctggccaGCATTGGAAGTctgtatattaataaaaaaaatactaacggGTCCAAGTGCTTTTATCAAAACATCGCGAACATCAAGCCAGCCTTTAAAAGACAACACTTCAAACAATGTCAGTAGCGCATCACCGATGTTGTCGAAGTTGAATCGTTTTGGGTTAGCcctgtaacaaaaatcaaaatattctCATGTTACGGTAATCAAAGGCAGAATGCATTAGAGATAAAAATTCTTAGATTTAACGAAATATTTACTAGCATTGTTGGGAGAATCAATAATTCTGACTTTTTCTggagttttaataaaaagtggTTTGtatgtcatttattttattcattaaatgCTTACCATACTCTTGGCACCAACATAGAGGGAAATGTCTCATTGGGGCCCGGCCTAATCTTCATCTTTGTTACGAACACTCGTCTCATAAATACTCCAACGCAATCTTCACGGTTCAGAATCGTAGGGTCGTTGCATCGTGCGAGCCTGTATCAAACTCAAGTCTAGTCAGTACATGCTTCGAGAAGATGAAAATTGTTATAGCAAAAAATTTTACCATGaacaaaaccatgaaaataattgccttctacaaaaaaccataaaaataatgttcTACCAGTTTAAAGGcgttgcctcagcacgagccagcagaagtggaactatagtcgtctatctCACCTACATGCTATACATCGGGCTACAAacacctgctggctcgtgctggggcacccgacttcaaactggtacaaaataattttcatggtttttttgcaataggatattttttttgttataatttttttttcaccttttttagtgtaaataatctaagatagtAATActatagtttaatgtcaactgctcgtcatctTTTACGAATTCATTGTTGAGCAGTTCTGGTGCTTCACTACCGACGAACACAAGTTGCTTAGCAATTGTGTTATAAATAACTGAAATTCACCCGTGAAatatacttgttattgagtagctTCGGTGGTTaattgtggtcttcatcattagttccacttcatcaaccaaaagaaaatttttaatagatatttttcttgtaaacgagttacgtaatttttttcaaaataaatgtatttcattgacgaatattttttatttcttttaacacCACAACTCACCATAGATGTGTGATTTTTTTAAGCTCAAAAATCATTCCCGTACGAGTTATAACGCATATTATAACTCGTACGGGAATGATTTTGTCACGTCGAAATATAGTCTCATGGAACAGAGCAGGTGTACCTCAtctaaagttatttatttacttcatttAAGTATTCTGAATTTGCGGTTTAGGAATTGCATATCCGATGTTCAGGTAAAAACggcatatatacatatacaggatgtaacattcatatcagtatgggaaagtctgaaactataagacatacgagtACGAAGAtcctgttcttaggaaccatgtcatcgactttagtaacaagaaaaactgcattcatacatttaaaaaaacttgtactcagctcgggcaTAGAACCAAggcattttgaaaaaataaaacttacatgattaaaaaatatgtaatacaatgcatttcattcattctagatatcgtgttccatagtaacatttattgcttatggacctacactatcgatatccaaattcggttcgattcccgactgaactgagtacaagttttttttttaaatttatgattaaGAATGCAGTTtgtcttgttactaaaatcgatgacatgattCCTAAGATCAGATCTTCGTatatcttatagtttcagactttcccatactgaccgatatgagtGTTACAgcctgtatataaaaaaaagaaaaaaacgcaGTCACCTTCCTCCGTACAATTGCACGCCGTAGCTCGCAAACACGAACATCAGCAGAATTAGAAGAGTGGATAcctttggaaaaaaataattgctgCAGAAACAAATAACAGTTAATGGTGTAAAAACATGAATCATTTTACAGAAACCTGGCGTGCAGTaaatatattagtaggattcactCGGCATATTTTGTACTGGACGGTGGATAAAGAGTCTATTATTGTTAGCTTTATGTAACTTTGACTTGTGTGTGACCAGCCAGTCTAGTGACATAACGTTACCTAAGTACATTATGTATGACAGCGTCAGAAGTCAAATTTTTGTACTCTTTTAAACAAATTGTGAAAAACTTTTAGTTATAATACCTAGGTACTAATCGatcaaataggtacctaaaattTTTACATTGAAAGGAAGATATTTCAGATCCAATTCAAATTTcggcaataataaaaaaatataaatgtcttctcagtggtaaaaaattatatttaccaAGAGTATTTCCTTGAAGCCTCGACAGAGTTCGTAGACAACTTTGCGCATGTGCGGGACAAGAGTGAAGATGCGCAGAGGTCGTACGCAACGCAGGATCATAAGCATCTGAGCCGCCGACCCGGGAGGTACGCTCCGCGGCATCCAGCACAGAAACGTCAGCGACACCTAGTTAACAATATAAAGCGTCATTTAGACCAGCCATACTCAATTTTTGGACTGAAGAAACCGTTCGTAGCTTGAGgccgcgtttccaccagagatgtgtgaggatgtattgcgaggaatgtgtttgtcatgaaccgaTAAAAACGCTTAATTTGCCCATAAGTATATTCACTTCGCTGAGCCGTTTCCACTAGAactgtgctgagcgaggataggaaatgaagcgtttctattggttcatgacaaacacatttctcgcaacgcaCCCTCGCACATTTCCGGTGCAAACGCAGCCTTAACGTgtccaaaattattcgaatttCCAACTGGATAGCGAACTAGCTAAATTCTTCGTACGCTCACGAAGACAATGCTAGTTAGACAtactaattttgtcaaaaaaatgaaGTGTTCAGACACAAAGTTCTGTAATAAACTAATCATTCGATTATCAAGTTGTTTATTTaacaatttatataaattactcACAATGTAGATGAAAACATCCAGAACAGCAGCGGCATCTTTAAGATAAGCTTTAGGAGTAAAAAATAATCCGTCTGCTAAAATTTTCAACGCCAATTCCAAACTCATGAACACAACGAAGCCGTACTCCGCAATCTGAAATAAGATATTACCTAACtataagtacagtcgaggaaagtGAATCGCGTACCAAGGTGGGactttttcataatcaatttgaaatatttttttggcagGTGTatatatgacatcagtagcacaaaggttccaccctggtacgcgattcagtttctttgactgtacatgcCTATTATCGTAACTGCaactttaattttaaacgagcattgacagatttttttttcttttaacaatTATCTGTCTAGCAGAACTGAGCGAGTGACCGGAtgtagctctggatagggagatgtggaggtcaagaagggaggcctttgcccagcagtgggacacatatataggcttaaaaaaaacattatctgTGTTAAAGGTACTTTTCGTTTCTATTCTAATGTTGCGtaatgataaaatttaaaatatccttGGCAGACTTAGGTCTATAAGTTGAGCAGGCTTTAATTACAAACTACTCATaatcttctaatatataaaattctcgggtcaaaaatgtttgttaccaaactccttcgaaacggcttaaccgatttttatgtatattcggtaggtctgagaataggatttaaactatttttcatacttccacgcggacggagtcgcgggcaacagctagtatttcaATAAGCATTGAAACTTACTTGAAGAACGAAATTCTCCATTACTCTGTAGGTAGGCGTTTCAAACATCATAGACAAGCAAGACAGGGTTGTGACCATAATCATAACCCAATCCAAATAAGTTACTAGGCCCAGAAAATTgctgcaaaattaaataaaattcaattagtaaataagtatcacaaaaactgtaattttttattttgccttaAAGTCACATTAAAGTTAAGGGGAATTAAAAAAAGCAGAGAGTAAAACTTGGATTAGAACCAATGTTtgtttaaagatttttatacctacttgtttGTTGATCAAGAGACCATTCAAATATTACGTGAGCACCACGGTGGTATAGGGGATTATGCCAGCAATATAAATATGGAAATATATGTATTGTAAAAATTATATGTTGTACCTACCAATTGTTCCGAAAACACAGGACTTTTTCTAGCAAATCAGGTACTAAAATTTACAAATACGTAATGTTTGAAAGGCCCCTAGAATGCAATGTCAaagtttatttagtaaaatccccGTCGAAACTTTGAGGTAGTTTTATCGATATATTATCGTCGTGGTAAGtctattgtttaaaaaaacctgaaagaaaccgtttttttttcaataccttTGGTTTATTTCCAAGTTTACGAAATACAAtagatgacagctgtcaaaattgAAACAGCCTTATTTAGGAAAGGATAGACTTTAGACTACCTACTAGTGTGTATAGAAAAacaatcatcgtcatcatcatcatcttagcctATATTTTGTCCTACACAGGGCCTCCCTTaaattgagagggcttgggctataatTCCTACGCAAATGAAAAATCGCAGAGAAAAACGATAGCTGGTAAACAATTTTGGTAACAATTGTTTTGTATAAATGTTGCTTTGACGGCCGTGAACCTTTGATTAAttgtgaaaatgaaaaatatagtcATAATGCTATCACATGTTCGGGTagcacagttttttttacaaccGAAAGAAACCGATTCgggaaaaaaaactaataaaacattttgtttcTTTCGAGCATTTTCAACGCTTGGTAAGTCCCGGACGTATGAGTGAAAACAGCAGAAATTAAAACTATACAAGTGAAGTTTTTTTGCTTACTGAAAACTTTTATAGTGTACTTTTCTTTCGTTGCCAGTGACAGGGTCCCTCAAACGCGCATCGTACCGCGCATCGACGATGGCCCTGCATATTTTCCTGAACCGCGACTCTCTGGGTACTATAAGTAGGGGCGTGTCGAACAATGGATGGTTTTCGCGGAGATCTTCCTCACGCTgattcctaaaaaaaaagattacgtATCTGTAATTCTTTTAAACTAGTCAGGTCACGCAGGCCAGGAGGAGAGGGAGAGAGACCTTATTAATTTGCAGTATACGTCCGAACAATGATATTCAAAGAGGTAGATATGTTAATAGCCCACCAAAAATAAagcgcaaaaaaaatacaaattgcaGTCTCAAGCCTCATGTGACGTCGAAAGGAAATGATAAccgtatttttttcataacggGAGTAAAAATATCATAAAGCGTCTATACGCGTATGCTGCTGCCGCCTTCGGAACATGTTTTGCGGTTGTTTTGCGAGTATAATGAcatgtgaaaatataaatataagaaaTGCATTTAAAAAGACAAGTATAACAACCGGAGgattttatatttcaaagttCATCGACGCAATATTGTTGGAAAGAATAGTAATATTAATCAAGGGGTCGATTTAATATCGAGCGCTAGACAACCGCCGGGAGAATGGCAAAAAATCTGTGGTTCACGTGCATCTCGATCCCAATATTTCAGCTCTAATATATTCAGGAATAATTATAGATTAAGATAAGTATTGATTATGTACAAACAAATCAAGTGTGGGTAGTTCAAAAAACTCGTGCGCCTAAACGAACGCTATACTTAGtcgactcgt is from Choristoneura fumiferana chromosome 3, NRCan_CFum_1, whole genome shotgun sequence and encodes:
- the LOC141426606 gene encoding uncharacterized protein isoform X1, with protein sequence MPKPDKYSMYVQYVQLPGTALAPVARFKRLFLLAKLVGACILLFFIIGLNNTWFFITTNIDDIYSKHLNHSNDLSTIRTKGCRIPFMRPIEPSFQHLIEYPKSLKPCQAKPLVGSNKTHVWIEKENMHSYNISDHKNFTCCYKSFIRPVQVDDITSRSIDNRVKYSDCKNFSDVIKVTDEFVKIICGNDEIIFDTFLLFALEKKLHNGNQNKKIPYNILIMGIDAVSRLNLHRTMPKTVDYLKSLGAIELLGYNKVGDNTFPNLIPMLMGKTDAELRETCTPNHQSTFDNCPFVWEWFRQAGFATALAEDTASLGTFNYNLYGFKGTPTDYYIHTFMHEAEHQVGTNKMLNCKLCMNEKYFFDILLDYVDDLTTTLKLKMFGFFWETTMSHDFLNYPMVMDQSYVNILSKWHLSGYLNETILFLVSDHGLRWGEFRSTKQGYLEERLPFVFALMPPSFRENYSEAYHNLKLNSHRLTTPFDMHATLMDLVSLDKIKNEIIISRSKEHYAEYRSISLFIPISENRTCKSAQIDDHWCTCHRIIKSSTESSEAREAAQHVVSHMNYLVRDYPQCANLTVAQLLNVTKMVSRNAGDKMEWPELTIVLRAEPSGGLFEATLGNGSGKWVLAGSVSRLNLYGDQSRCVSDNRLKLYCYCISPRPT
- the LOC141426606 gene encoding uncharacterized protein isoform X2 — translated: MYVQYVQLPGTALAPVARFKRLFLLAKLVGACILLFFIIGLNNTWFFITTNIDDIYSKHLNHSNDLSTIRTKGCRIPFMRPIEPSFQHLIEYPKSLKPCQAKPLVGSNKTHVWIEKENMHSYNISDHKNFTCCYKSFIRPVQVDDITSRSIDNRVKYSDCKNFSDVIKVTDEFVKIICGNDEIIFDTFLLFALEKKLHNGNQNKKIPYNILIMGIDAVSRLNLHRTMPKTVDYLKSLGAIELLGYNKVGDNTFPNLIPMLMGKTDAELRETCTPNHQSTFDNCPFVWEWFRQAGFATALAEDTASLGTFNYNLYGFKGTPTDYYIHTFMHEAEHQVGTNKMLNCKLCMNEKYFFDILLDYVDDLTTTLKLKMFGFFWETTMSHDFLNYPMVMDQSYVNILSKWHLSGYLNETILFLVSDHGLRWGEFRSTKQGYLEERLPFVFALMPPSFRENYSEAYHNLKLNSHRLTTPFDMHATLMDLVSLDKIKNEIIISRSKEHYAEYRSISLFIPISENRTCKSAQIDDHWCTCHRIIKSSTESSEAREAAQHVVSHMNYLVRDYPQCANLTVAQLLNVTKMVSRNAGDKMEWPELTIVLRAEPSGGLFEATLGNGSGKWVLAGSVSRLNLYGDQSRCVSDNRLKLYCYCISPRPT